One genomic window of Glycine soja cultivar W05 chromosome 9, ASM419377v2, whole genome shotgun sequence includes the following:
- the LOC114368130 gene encoding uncharacterized protein LOC114368130 produces the protein MEFGTLDEFKSALREYSILMGREFKWKKNDKQRARAKCKKAFCDWEIYCAKNEVRNSFQIKTFKHNHNCCREVNNKQANRQWVASKLEGKLRMQPTLKCVEALEYFKQEFGVHTEVTKMWRAMKEVKQLVEGNERKQYAKVFDYAHELLRSNPGSTVKINTMPSPEGPPQFQRLYICLVGCKKGFVAGCRPFIGLDGCFLKSAFGGNLLSAVGLDGNNNIFVIAYAVVDIENKDNWKWFLTLLHEDLGDYIQNWWNFMSDMQKGLIPALQEVMPGAPHRFCVLHLWKNFTKQWKSKELKGIVWQCAKSTTVAEFEGHMAHLKTINC, from the exons ATGGAGTTTGGTACTCTAGATGAATTTAAATCTGCCTTGAGGGAGTATAGCATATTGATGGGCAGGGAGTTCAAGTGGAAGAAGAATGATAAACAGAGGGCTAGAGCAAAATGCAAGAAGGCATTTTGTGATTGGGAAATCTACTGTGCAAAGAATGAAGTTAGAAACTCTTTTCAGATAAAGACATTTAAGCATAACCATAATTGCTGTAGAGAAGTGAACAACAAACAAGCAAATAGACAGTGGGTGGCCAGTAAACTTGAGGGCAAACTCAGAATGCAGCCAACCCTTAAATGTGTTGAAGCTTTGGAATATTTCAAGCAAGAGTTTGGAGTGCACACTGAAGTTACAAAGATGTGGAGAGCCATGAAAGAAGTAAAGCAACTAGTGGAAGGGAATGAGAGGAAACAATATGCCAAAGTATttgattatgcacatgaattatTGAGGAGCAATCCTGGATCAACAGTTAAGATCAACACAATGCCAAGTCCAGAAGGTCCACCACAATTTCAGAGGCTATATATTTGTCTTGTTGGCTGTAAGAAGGGGTTTGTTGCTGGATGTAGACCATTCATAGGTCTAGATGGATGTTTCCTAAAGAGTGCATTTGGAGGAAACTTGCTCTCTGCTGTTGGGCTTGATGGCAATAACAACATCTTTGTTATTGCTTATGCTGTTGTGGACATTGAGAACAAAGACAATTGGAAATGGTTTTTAACTTTGTTGCATGAAGATCTTGGGGATTACATACAAAATTGGTGGAATTTCATGTCAGACATGCAAAAG GGACTTATTCCAGCTTTACAGGAAGTCATGCCTGGTGCACCTCATAGATTCTGTGTCTTGCATCTTTGGAAAAATTTTACAAAGCAATGGAAAAGCAAGGAACTTAAAGGAATTGTGTGGCAATGTGCAAAATCCACTACTGTTGCTGAGTTTGAAGGCCATATGGCCCATTTGAAGACAATCAACTGCTAG